One window of Chamaesiphon minutus PCC 6605 genomic DNA carries:
- a CDS encoding ArsR/SmtB family transcription factor: MTEQEYSSKSIEDTQVPSCEERLVHLDNVRQLQLEILPMEQAQRRAELFNVLADPNRLRLLSALAKQELCVCDLAAGLKMGESAVSHQLRVLKSMRMVNYRKEGRNVYYSLADSQAIDLYNSISAQLFSSPLR, encoded by the coding sequence ATGACCGAGCAGGAATATTCAAGTAAATCGATCGAGGATACTCAGGTACCTAGTTGTGAAGAGCGATTGGTACATTTAGATAATGTCCGTCAACTGCAACTAGAAATTCTGCCGATGGAGCAAGCGCAACGTCGAGCCGAGCTATTCAATGTATTGGCAGATCCCAATCGGTTGCGACTGCTCTCAGCATTGGCGAAACAAGAATTGTGCGTCTGCGATCTGGCAGCAGGTTTGAAAATGGGGGAATCGGCGGTATCTCACCAGTTGCGAGTATTGAAATCGATGCGAATGGTCAATTACCGTAAGGAAGGGCGAAATGTCTACTATAGTTTGGCAGATAGTCAAGCGATCGACTTGTACAACTCGATTTCTGCACAGTTGTTTTCTTCGCCCCTACGTTAA
- a CDS encoding Nramp family divalent metal transporter, whose protein sequence is MSQIDKIPSLPEVHRTVSVPTNGSFWKKMLAYAGPGYLVSVGYMDPGNWATDLAGGAKFGYSLLSIILLSNLMAILLQALCVKLGVATGRDLAQACRDNFSKPVSFGLWVLCEIAISACDLAELVGSAIALQLLFNIPLAVGVCITALDVFAILFLQNKGFRYIEALVITIIAVVGGCFVAELIFAKPDLGGILGGFIPQVEVVRNPEALYIAIGILGATVMPHNLYLHSSIVQTRNWEDTPEQKREAIKFGTIDSTIALSLALFINSAILILAAAVFHFSGKQDVAEIQDAYKLLSPMLGVAPASAIFAIALLASGQNSTLTATMAGQIVMEGFLHLRVKPWLRRLLTRLVAIVPALLTIIFFGEGSTTSLLILSQVILSLQLSFAVIPLIMFTSDRKLMGEFVNPTWLKVLACTVATIIVGLNGWLLFQTFSGWLNPS, encoded by the coding sequence ATGTCACAGATCGACAAAATTCCTTCACTACCAGAAGTACATCGGACAGTAAGCGTCCCAACCAACGGCAGCTTCTGGAAAAAGATGTTGGCGTATGCGGGGCCAGGATATCTCGTTTCGGTTGGATATATGGATCCAGGTAACTGGGCAACGGATCTAGCTGGCGGTGCTAAATTCGGCTACAGTCTGTTGAGCATCATTTTGTTATCAAATTTGATGGCAATTTTGTTACAGGCACTTTGTGTCAAATTGGGGGTGGCAACTGGACGAGATTTAGCGCAAGCATGTCGGGACAATTTTAGTAAGCCTGTTAGCTTTGGTCTGTGGGTATTGTGTGAAATTGCCATTTCAGCTTGCGATCTAGCCGAATTGGTCGGTAGTGCGATCGCATTACAATTATTGTTTAATATTCCATTAGCCGTAGGCGTGTGCATTACGGCGTTAGATGTGTTTGCGATCCTGTTTCTTCAAAATAAGGGCTTCCGTTATATTGAAGCATTAGTGATAACAATTATCGCTGTGGTTGGAGGCTGTTTTGTCGCTGAATTAATCTTTGCCAAACCCGATTTGGGTGGAATTCTGGGCGGTTTTATTCCACAGGTAGAAGTAGTCAGAAATCCAGAAGCACTGTATATTGCGATCGGCATTCTAGGGGCGACAGTGATGCCACATAATCTATATCTACACTCCTCGATCGTCCAAACTCGTAATTGGGAAGATACCCCAGAACAGAAGCGGGAAGCGATTAAATTTGGGACGATCGATTCAACTATTGCTTTATCTTTAGCGTTATTTATCAACTCGGCAATTTTGATTTTAGCAGCGGCGGTATTTCATTTTTCCGGCAAGCAAGATGTCGCCGAAATTCAGGATGCTTACAAGTTATTATCACCGATGTTGGGTGTTGCTCCGGCTAGTGCCATTTTTGCGATCGCGTTATTAGCCTCTGGGCAAAATTCAACTTTAACGGCAACGATGGCGGGGCAAATTGTGATGGAGGGATTTCTCCACCTCCGAGTGAAACCCTGGCTGCGTCGCTTGTTGACTCGGCTGGTAGCGATCGTACCAGCACTACTGACAATTATCTTTTTTGGTGAAGGTAGTACGACGAGTTTGCTGATTTTGAGTCAGGTGATTCTGAGTTTACAGCTTTCGTTTGCCGTTATTCCACTGATTATGTTCACTAGCGATCGCAAGTTGATGGGTGAGTTTGTCAATCCTACTTGGCTCAAGGTGCTGGCTTGTACAGTGGCAACAATCATTGTCGGGTTGAATGGCTGGTTATTATTTCAGACATTCTCAGGATGGCTTAATCCTAGCTGA
- a CDS encoding class I SAM-dependent methyltransferase → MSGEDFANYRQIVLADAVGSVLEIGFGTGLNLAYYPQGRVEKITTVDVNPGMNKLAQKRIAASSIKVDYQVLNGEKLPMADDTFDTVVSTWTLCSIKQVETAIAEIHRVLKPGGKFLFIEHGLSNEPNIQTWQHRITPIQKVIGDGCHLNRQIRLLIAKQFNNLDVREFYSPNTPKIGGYFYQGIAIK, encoded by the coding sequence ATGTCTGGGGAAGATTTTGCCAACTATCGGCAGATAGTCCTCGCCGATGCAGTAGGCTCGGTATTAGAAATTGGTTTTGGTACTGGCTTGAATTTAGCTTATTATCCGCAAGGTCGAGTAGAGAAAATTACGACTGTTGATGTCAATCCAGGGATGAATAAACTCGCGCAAAAGCGGATAGCAGCTAGTTCAATCAAGGTAGATTATCAGGTGCTCAATGGCGAAAAATTACCAATGGCAGATGATACATTCGATACAGTAGTTAGTACTTGGACGCTGTGCAGTATCAAACAGGTAGAAACAGCGATCGCTGAAATTCACCGCGTACTGAAACCAGGTGGTAAATTCCTATTTATCGAACACGGATTGAGCAATGAGCCAAATATCCAAACTTGGCAACATCGAATTACTCCCATTCAGAAAGTAATCGGTGATGGCTGTCATCTCAATCGACAGATCCGCCTACTAATTGCTAAACAGTTTAATAATTTAGATGTTCGGGAATTTTATAGCCCTAACACACCTAAAATTGGCGGATATTTTTATCAAGGAATTGCAATTAAGTAA
- a CDS encoding competence protein CoiA, producing MLVAIDKKSAERIKAVGYKTAHAIRSKFPLGELVCPFCDEIVFPRERQGFVLHFVHQHPCTSNIARHPESPEHEQGKFELARFLSQQIKDHPNESAKIEVEYRLSKCGENGRVADVALVYQNGNLLICECQLAKITLDELEQRTRDYYAIGADVLWFLGKDADTLENRTWLRSMFGSVGSLQFIYTSS from the coding sequence ATGTTAGTTGCGATCGACAAAAAATCAGCGGAGCGGATTAAAGCAGTTGGCTATAAAACGGCTCATGCTATTCGTTCCAAATTTCCGTTGGGGGAGCTAGTGTGTCCTTTTTGTGATGAAATAGTATTTCCACGCGAGCGACAGGGGTTTGTGTTGCATTTTGTGCATCAACACCCTTGCACCAGTAATATCGCTCGCCATCCTGAATCGCCAGAACACGAACAGGGCAAATTCGAGCTTGCCAGATTCTTGAGCCAGCAGATTAAAGACCATCCGAACGAAAGTGCCAAGATCGAAGTAGAGTATCGTCTGTCTAAGTGCGGCGAAAATGGGCGAGTGGCGGACGTGGCACTTGTCTACCAAAACGGTAATCTGTTGATTTGTGAATGCCAACTTGCAAAAATAACACTTGATGAACTCGAACAACGAACCCGTGACTACTATGCGATCGGAGCCGATGTCCTCTGGTTCCTTGGCAAAGATGCAGATACACTTGAAAATCGAACCTGGCTGCGTTCGATGTTTGGCTCAGTTGGAAGTCTCCAATTTATCTATACAAGCAGCTAG
- a CDS encoding class I SAM-dependent methyltransferase, giving the protein MERAAPDLNATIIDIGGGEATLVDDLIERGYQHLNVLDISQAAISQREGFANDTTRQRLSTVAERINWLVTHIVTADLPSQQYDVWHDRAVFHFLTLPAQRAAYVRQVLDAVKPGGHVIIATFGLDGLEKCSGLKIVRYNAGSLQAEFGDRFQLLETSMELHKTPFDTTQQFLYCHYLIAIP; this is encoded by the coding sequence ATCGAACGTGCTGCCCCAGATCTTAATGCTACGATAATTGATATTGGTGGTGGCGAAGCAACATTAGTTGATGACTTAATCGAGAGAGGATACCAGCACCTGAATGTTTTGGATATTTCGCAAGCAGCGATTTCCCAAAGGGAAGGCTTCGCCAACGATACTACCAGACAACGATTGAGCACAGTAGCAGAGCGAATCAACTGGCTAGTCACCCACATTGTAACAGCAGACCTCCCATCGCAACAGTATGATGTTTGGCACGATCGAGCGGTATTTCATTTTCTCACTCTACCAGCACAACGAGCAGCCTATGTTCGACAAGTTTTGGATGCAGTTAAACCTGGTGGTCATGTAATTATTGCGACTTTTGGTTTAGATGGGCTAGAAAAGTGCAGTGGATTGAAAATTGTGCGTTACAATGCCGGATCGCTACAAGCAGAATTTGGCGATCGATTCCAGTTATTAGAAACTAGTATGGAATTACATAAAACTCCATTTGACACGACTCAACAATTTTTATATTGCCATTACTTAATTGCAATTCCTTGA
- a CDS encoding tyrosine-type recombinase/integrase, whose protein sequence is MWQVQSLSRLPIDAMRSPVSKPIPVPNLPEAIRSSSDLLADFLRLKISANTKRNYSKAIVDFCRRTYNSEISEWLLTQFLSLQQPEAVYQVLQYRQLLIDAKLAPSTINVRLSALKSFVDYARQAEQCHFNLADVTCLKVESYGDTTGIEVAGFREMLQIPDRSTIKGIRDYAILRLLWDNALRRNEICSLDVGDFDKSGRLSILGKGKIQKSQIDLSPATTIALSQWLAARDKYRSSDPLFISLDRRSKGHRLDGSTIYRLVRKFSESAGIDKIVSPHRIRHSAITAYLDASDGNIRAAQGLSRHANLNTLNRYDDNRHKYQAQATNTLADLV, encoded by the coding sequence TTGTGGCAAGTACAGTCCCTCTCTCGCTTGCCGATCGATGCCATGCGGTCGCCAGTATCTAAACCCATTCCAGTACCCAACTTACCTGAAGCCATTCGTTCTTCTTCAGATCTTCTTGCTGACTTTCTCCGACTGAAAATTTCTGCCAATACTAAGCGAAACTATAGCAAGGCGATCGTCGATTTTTGTCGTCGCACCTACAATAGTGAAATATCAGAGTGGCTTCTAACTCAGTTTCTCTCCCTACAGCAGCCAGAAGCTGTTTATCAAGTTCTCCAATATCGACAACTACTTATCGATGCTAAATTAGCCCCCAGTACGATTAACGTCCGGCTCAGTGCCTTAAAATCCTTCGTAGACTATGCCCGTCAAGCAGAGCAGTGTCACTTTAATCTGGCCGACGTTACTTGCTTAAAGGTCGAGAGTTATGGCGACACAACAGGGATTGAGGTAGCTGGATTTAGGGAAATGCTTCAAATTCCAGATCGTAGCACCATCAAAGGGATCAGGGATTACGCCATCCTGCGATTGCTTTGGGACAATGCTTTGCGTCGGAATGAAATCTGTAGCCTGGACGTGGGCGATTTTGACAAATCGGGGCGACTATCGATTTTAGGTAAAGGCAAGATCCAAAAAAGTCAGATCGACCTGTCCCCAGCAACCACAATCGCGCTCTCACAATGGTTAGCAGCTAGAGACAAATATCGATCGTCAGATCCTCTGTTTATCAGTCTGGATAGACGCAGTAAGGGACATCGACTCGACGGCAGTACTATTTATCGCCTGGTTCGGAAGTTTAGTGAATCAGCCGGAATCGATAAGATCGTCTCTCCCCATCGGATCAGACACAGTGCCATCACTGCCTACCTCGATGCCAGCGATGGAAATATTCGAGCCGCTCAAGGACTAAGCCGTCATGCAAATTTGAACACCCTAAATCGCTACGATGATAACCGCCATAAATATCAAGCCCAAGCTACTAATACACTAGCCGATTTGGTGTGA
- a CDS encoding Tn3 family transposase, whose product MKDRGTEITRKDKRLKILATDEIESIYARPKFNREEQIEYFTLSQSDLEILEVFGSIKSQVYFILQLGYFRAKHLFFIFTFDEVKNDFQYIIEQYFNSKQLGGIKVIDKQTRLKQQRLILELHRYHLCGKEERQELEQKAQQSAKVYSKPVYVFRELVNYLTDRKIAVPGYTLMQDIVSQALTNEHNRLIKIVSDRLQASELEAFEKLLEESPGLYEITHLKQEPRNFSLKETKYEIQRGERLYLLYTIAESLLPEMEISNESIKYYAALVGYYSVARLKQLNKWTAYIYIICFAHHRYQQRSDNLINCLISRVRHYNDEAKSVAKERLYECHLEINENFQKAGQVLKLLTDESIEANTPFKTVQSKIFGILPRPKLMVVADRMAKIVSFDETAFQWEHIDKLAHQFKLHLRQIILTVEFTTTLAQDTLIEAIDFLRVAFKKGKPLKEFQSDLFPVECVPASVTSYLYTSDREQEQQLIPDRYEFLIYRLLRNGLESGDISCRNSIHFRSLEDDLIDDLRWQDKQELMISNNLTILAQPIIEHLALLEQNLEKRIGEVNRRIADGENEHFQIKKRRNKVSWNLLYPQGIDLINAPLFDSLKQVDIASILHFVDRHCHFIKAFEHVLGRYHRQAVDEHVIIACLIAWGNNMGMGRMGQISDISYQLLSTTSENFIRLETLKDANDLISNAIAELSIFHHYDIGNLLHSSSDGQKFEARINTINSRHSPKYFGLNKGVVSYTLVANHIPVNARIIGANEHESHFVFDILFNNTTDIQPNIHSTDTHGTNEINFAVLHSFGYQFAPRYKDIYDKVSKSLYGFQHPSNYDKDCVIKPIRKINTELIVEEWENIQRIMVSLAVKETTQSIIVGKLSAYARKNKTRRALWEYDNILKSLYLLDYIDSLPLRQNVQRALNRGESYHQLRRAISHANFGKLRFKSELEQQLWSECGRLIANCILYYNARILSSVLEHREQLGDLQGVEDLRQISPVAWQHINLYGRYEFRKFADSIDLDAIVEQLTQAPSR is encoded by the coding sequence ATGAAAGATCGAGGTACTGAAATCACCCGCAAGGACAAGCGGTTGAAGATTCTGGCTACTGATGAAATTGAGAGTATTTACGCTCGACCTAAATTTAACCGTGAAGAACAAATTGAATACTTCACACTATCACAATCGGATTTAGAGATTCTTGAAGTATTTGGCTCAATTAAATCTCAAGTATATTTCATTCTTCAATTAGGATACTTCAGAGCAAAGCATCTATTCTTCATATTTACATTTGATGAGGTTAAAAACGATTTTCAATATATTATCGAACAATATTTTAATTCCAAACAGCTCGGTGGAATCAAAGTAATTGACAAACAGACGCGGCTCAAACAACAGCGGTTAATCCTCGAACTCCATCGCTATCATCTATGTGGGAAAGAAGAACGTCAAGAACTCGAACAGAAAGCACAACAATCGGCAAAGGTTTACAGTAAACCTGTTTATGTGTTTCGCGAACTTGTCAATTATCTCACAGATCGAAAGATTGCGGTTCCAGGTTATACCTTAATGCAAGACATCGTTAGTCAAGCTTTGACTAACGAGCACAATAGATTAATAAAAATTGTAAGCGATCGGTTGCAAGCATCTGAGCTAGAAGCCTTTGAAAAACTATTAGAAGAATCACCCGGCTTATACGAAATTACACACCTCAAACAAGAGCCGAGAAATTTTAGTCTCAAAGAAACTAAGTATGAGATTCAAAGAGGCGAGCGATTATATTTACTCTACACGATCGCTGAAAGCTTATTGCCAGAGATGGAGATCTCTAATGAGAGTATTAAATATTATGCTGCGTTAGTCGGTTATTACTCTGTTGCCAGATTGAAACAACTGAACAAATGGACAGCATATATTTATATTATCTGTTTTGCTCATCATCGATATCAGCAACGCTCGGACAATTTAATTAACTGTTTAATCTCTAGAGTGAGGCATTATAATGATGAAGCTAAAAGTGTTGCCAAAGAACGTTTATATGAATGTCATCTTGAGATTAATGAGAATTTTCAAAAAGCAGGGCAGGTGCTCAAACTGTTAACAGATGAAAGTATTGAAGCAAATACACCTTTTAAGACGGTTCAATCTAAGATCTTTGGGATTCTACCACGTCCAAAGTTGATGGTTGTTGCCGATCGAATGGCGAAGATAGTCAGTTTTGATGAAACTGCCTTTCAATGGGAACACATTGATAAATTAGCTCATCAGTTTAAGTTGCACTTGCGACAGATAATATTAACAGTTGAGTTTACCACAACACTAGCTCAGGATACATTAATCGAAGCGATCGATTTCTTGAGAGTAGCATTTAAGAAGGGTAAGCCACTCAAGGAATTCCAGAGTGACTTATTTCCAGTCGAGTGTGTCCCAGCTTCTGTTACAAGTTATCTCTACACGAGCGACCGCGAACAAGAACAGCAGTTAATTCCCGATCGCTATGAATTTTTAATCTATCGACTACTCCGTAACGGATTAGAATCGGGTGATATCTCTTGTCGAAACAGTATTCATTTTCGGAGTCTTGAGGATGACTTAATTGACGATCTGCGCTGGCAAGACAAGCAGGAATTAATGATTAGCAATAATCTCACTATTTTAGCCCAGCCAATTATCGAACATTTAGCCCTACTTGAGCAAAATCTTGAAAAGCGGATTGGTGAAGTTAATCGTCGCATTGCTGACGGAGAGAACGAACACTTTCAGATTAAGAAGCGTCGCAATAAAGTTAGTTGGAATCTCTTATATCCTCAAGGTATCGATCTCATCAATGCACCGCTCTTTGATAGTTTAAAACAAGTTGATATTGCGAGTATTCTTCACTTTGTAGATCGACATTGCCATTTTATCAAAGCTTTCGAGCATGTATTAGGTCGTTATCATCGACAAGCTGTGGATGAGCATGTGATTATTGCTTGTTTGATTGCTTGGGGTAATAATATGGGTATGGGTAGGATGGGTCAAATCTCTGATATTAGCTATCAACTTCTTAGCACTACCTCGGAGAATTTTATTCGATTAGAAACGCTCAAAGATGCAAACGACCTGATTAGTAATGCGATTGCTGAGTTATCGATATTTCATCATTATGATATCGGGAATCTCCTTCATTCTAGTAGTGACGGACAGAAATTTGAAGCTCGAATTAATACAATTAATTCACGTCACTCTCCTAAGTATTTTGGACTGAATAAGGGTGTTGTCTCGTACACGCTCGTTGCTAATCATATTCCGGTTAATGCCAGGATTATTGGGGCTAATGAGCATGAGAGCCACTTTGTGTTTGATATCTTATTTAACAATACGACTGATATTCAGCCGAATATCCATTCCACTGATACTCACGGTACGAATGAGATTAATTTTGCGGTACTGCATTCGTTTGGTTATCAATTTGCTCCTCGCTATAAAGATATATATGACAAGGTTAGCAAATCTCTATACGGATTTCAACATCCCAGTAACTATGATAAGGATTGCGTCATCAAGCCAATTCGTAAAATTAATACTGAATTAATTGTGGAGGAATGGGAGAATATTCAACGCATTATGGTTTCACTAGCAGTGAAGGAAACTACTCAAAGCATAATTGTAGGTAAACTCAGTGCTTATGCGCGGAAGAATAAGACTAGACGGGCTTTGTGGGAATATGACAATATTTTAAAAAGTTTATATTTGCTTGATTATATTGACTCTTTACCGTTGCGTCAAAATGTTCAGCGGGCATTGAATCGAGGCGAAAGTTATCATCAGTTACGCCGAGCTATCTCACATGCTAATTTTGGGAAGCTCCGCTTTAAGTCTGAGTTAGAGCAACAACTATGGAGCGAGTGCGGACGTTTGATTGCTAATTGCATTCTTTATTACAATGCCAGGATTTTGTCTAGTGTTCTCGAACATCGAGAGCAGCTTGGAGATCTTCAAGGGGTTGAAGACTTGAGACAGATTTCTCCTGTTGCTTGGCAGCACATTAATTTGTATGGTCGTTATGAGTTTCGCAAGTTTGCTGATTCGATCGATCTCGATGCGATCGTTGAGCAGCTAACCCAAGCCCCGTCTCGTTAA
- a CDS encoding heavy metal translocating P-type ATPase has translation MTQVPALKTQRLQVGGMDCTSCAVKIEGSLEKLAGVAEISVVVATGRLIVTYDPARVSEADIKERVTALGYTIETEKSKSPATQIGNDHSSHDHSSQNDGDEDDHAHNHGGGEVNLKREGVLVGVVIALFVLGSVFEETLHNTPLSIGEYAVFIPAYLLSGWTVLTTAGRNILRGQVFDENFLMTIATVGAIAIHKLPEAVGVMLFFKVGELFQESAVSRSRRSISALLEIRPDAANLKTANGIEVVSPERVKVGDTIIIKPGEKVPLDGEIVEGNSQVDTSALTGESVPRTVNVGETVLAGMINQSGVLTVTVTKLFGESSIARILDLVENATAKKAATEKLMTRIARRYTPIVVISSLLVALIPPLVIPGATRAEWVYRALILLVISCPCGLVISIPLSYFGGLGGAAKRGILVKGATFLDTLAGVKAIAFDKTGTLTKGVFKVTEIVPYNGFKQDGLLRIAAAAETNSNHPIAKSIVVAYERPIDESTVSNYTEIAAHGIQATIEGKLVLAGNDRLMHRENITHDTCNVEGTVVHLAIDGIYAGYIIIADEIKEDAVRAIRDLKAAGVERIMMLTGDSQAVAARIAKTLGVDTFAAELLPEDKVAAIEKLLGEFHKKGKVAFVGDGINDAPVIARADVGIAMGGLGSDAAIETADVVLMTDAPSKVAEAIQVGKKTHAIVLQNIIFALTIKVIFIGLGLLGLATMWEAVFADVGVALAAIFNATRVMK, from the coding sequence ATGACTCAAGTACCCGCACTCAAAACCCAACGGCTGCAAGTTGGTGGCATGGACTGCACGAGTTGTGCAGTGAAGATTGAAGGCAGTTTAGAGAAGCTAGCAGGGGTAGCTGAGATCTCTGTGGTGGTGGCAACTGGGCGGCTAATTGTCACTTACGACCCAGCACGGGTAAGTGAAGCAGATATTAAAGAGCGAGTGACAGCTTTGGGATATACGATCGAAACAGAAAAGTCTAAGTCTCCAGCTACACAGATCGGCAATGACCATAGCAGTCATGACCACAGTAGTCAAAATGATGGAGACGAAGATGACCATGCTCATAATCATGGTGGGGGAGAAGTTAACTTAAAGCGTGAAGGTGTATTAGTTGGGGTTGTAATTGCCTTATTTGTGTTGGGTTCAGTCTTTGAGGAAACACTGCACAATACACCATTATCGATCGGGGAGTATGCAGTATTTATCCCAGCTTATTTATTAAGTGGTTGGACTGTATTAACTACAGCCGGACGGAATATTTTACGCGGACAAGTATTTGATGAAAACTTTCTGATGACGATCGCCACTGTGGGAGCGATCGCAATTCATAAGCTACCTGAAGCTGTGGGCGTGATGTTATTCTTTAAAGTTGGTGAATTGTTTCAGGAATCAGCCGTCAGTCGCTCGCGGCGATCGATTTCGGCATTACTTGAAATTCGTCCCGATGCTGCCAATCTCAAAACGGCTAATGGGATTGAAGTCGTTTCACCAGAACGGGTAAAAGTAGGCGATACAATTATTATTAAGCCAGGGGAAAAGGTGCCCTTAGATGGTGAAATCGTCGAAGGTAACTCTCAAGTCGATACATCGGCATTAACAGGCGAATCAGTACCGCGCACGGTGAATGTGGGTGAAACTGTATTAGCCGGAATGATTAATCAAAGTGGCGTATTAACTGTCACCGTTACCAAATTATTTGGAGAATCATCGATCGCGCGAATTCTAGATTTGGTCGAAAATGCAACTGCTAAGAAAGCCGCAACTGAGAAGTTGATGACTAGAATCGCCCGTCGGTATACGCCGATTGTAGTGATTTCATCGTTACTAGTTGCCTTAATTCCACCGCTGGTAATTCCAGGTGCCACCCGCGCTGAATGGGTGTATCGCGCTCTAATACTCTTGGTAATTTCTTGTCCGTGTGGATTGGTAATTAGTATTCCACTCAGTTATTTTGGAGGTCTTGGTGGGGCGGCTAAACGGGGAATTTTGGTGAAGGGAGCGACTTTTTTAGATACTTTAGCTGGAGTTAAAGCGATCGCATTTGATAAGACGGGAACGCTGACTAAGGGCGTATTTAAAGTTACTGAAATCGTCCCTTATAATGGGTTTAAACAAGATGGGTTGTTAAGGATTGCAGCGGCAGCAGAAACAAATTCTAATCACCCGATCGCTAAATCAATTGTAGTAGCTTATGAGCGACCGATTGATGAATCTACGGTTTCTAATTATACCGAAATTGCCGCTCATGGCATTCAGGCGACAATTGAAGGAAAGCTAGTTCTAGCAGGTAACGATCGATTGATGCACCGTGAAAATATTACTCATGATACCTGTAATGTTGAGGGTACTGTCGTGCATTTGGCAATCGATGGAATTTATGCTGGTTACATTATTATTGCCGATGAAATCAAAGAAGATGCAGTTCGAGCAATTCGCGATCTCAAAGCCGCAGGTGTCGAGCGAATTATGATGCTGACTGGGGATTCACAAGCTGTAGCAGCACGGATCGCGAAGACTTTGGGTGTCGATACTTTTGCGGCGGAGCTATTGCCAGAAGACAAGGTAGCGGCAATTGAAAAACTGCTCGGAGAATTCCACAAAAAAGGTAAAGTTGCCTTTGTTGGGGACGGAATTAACGACGCGCCTGTAATTGCCAGAGCCGATGTGGGAATTGCGATGGGTGGATTGGGTTCGGATGCGGCGATCGAAACTGCGGATGTCGTATTGATGACAGATGCGCCTTCAAAGGTGGCGGAAGCAATTCAGGTGGGCAAGAAGACTCATGCGATCGTGTTGCAGAATATTATATTTGCTTTAACTATTAAAGTGATTTTTATCGGATTGGGGTTACTGGGATTAGCAACAATGTGGGAAGCTGTTTTTGCTGATGTCGGTGTGGCATTAGCCGCGATTTTTAATGCAACTAGAGTCATGAAGTAA
- a CDS encoding endonuclease has product MTQNQLSLFSANEINRATPNRPVLMSKDFLIDWKSRIVTYQQQIWNNPPSQQTSLFESSSNQFDPDSVDPFGLLYQPFEFYRLPEDGQENCLYFVVDLMQPLLLYVGETQQTPKKRWMNHYCRDYTDNYLALNHHYKLEVAVNIGFWWNTPTNRKARQAMELALIDKWRSPFNKENWHIYSQPFKKAGSINY; this is encoded by the coding sequence ATGACTCAGAATCAGCTATCGCTGTTTTCAGCGAATGAAATTAATAGAGCTACACCCAATCGTCCAGTTTTAATGTCTAAAGATTTTCTAATAGACTGGAAATCTCGGATCGTCACTTATCAGCAACAAATTTGGAACAATCCCCCCTCTCAACAAACGAGTTTATTTGAATCATCATCGAACCAATTCGACCCCGATAGTGTCGATCCATTTGGCTTACTATATCAGCCATTCGAGTTTTATCGTTTACCTGAAGATGGTCAGGAGAACTGTCTCTATTTTGTTGTAGATTTGATGCAGCCTTTACTACTATATGTTGGGGAAACTCAGCAAACACCCAAGAAACGATGGATGAACCATTATTGTCGAGATTATACGGACAACTACCTAGCACTCAATCACCATTACAAGCTAGAAGTAGCTGTCAATATTGGGTTTTGGTGGAATACTCCCACAAATAGAAAGGCTAGACAAGCAATGGAATTAGCTTTAATCGATAAATGGCGATCGCCTTTTAATAAAGAGAATTGGCATATATATTCTCAACCTTTCAAAAAAGCTGGCTCGATAAATTATTAA